A stretch of the Ostrea edulis chromosome 9, xbOstEdul1.1, whole genome shotgun sequence genome encodes the following:
- the LOC125658547 gene encoding gametocyte surface protein P230-like, producing MLEKAGDGYMLEKAEGEDMLEKAGDGDVLEKAEGEDMLEKAGDEDMLEKAGDEDMLEKAEDEDMLEKAEGKDMLEKAGDEDMLEKAEDEDMLEKAGDGYMLNKAGDGDMLEKAGDGDMLEKAEDGDVLEKAGNGDVLEKAEDEGMLEKAEDKGMLEKAGDGDVLEKAEGKDMLEKTGDEDMLEKAEDEDMLEKAGDEDMLEKAEDECMLEKARDEDMLDEGRG from the coding sequence ATGTTAGAGAAGGCAGGAGATGGATATATGTTAGAGAAGGCAGAGGGTGAAGATATGTTAGAGAAGGCAGGAGATGGAGATGTGTTAGAGAAGGCAGAGGGTGAAGACATGTTAGAGAAGGCTGGTGATGAAGATATGTTAGAGAAGGCTGGTGATGAAGATATGTTAGAGAAAGCAGAGGATGAAGATATGTTAGAGAAGGCAGAGGGTAAAGATATGTTAGAGAAGGCTGGTGATGAAGATATGTTAGAGAAGGCAGAGGATGAAGATATGTTAGAGAAGGCAGGAGATGGATATATGTTAAATAAGGCAGGAGATGGAGATATGTTAGAGAAGGCAGGAGATGGAGATATGTTAGAGAAGGCAGAAGATGGAGATGTGTTAGAGAAGGCAGGAAATGGAGATGTGTTAGAGAAGGCAGAGGATGAAGGTATGTTAGAGAAGGCAGAGGACAAAGGTATGTTAGAGAAGGCAGGAGATGGAGATGTGTTAGAGAAGGCAGAGGGTAAAGATATGTTAGAGAAAACTGGTGATGAAGATATGTTAGAGAAGGCAGAGGATGAAGATATGTTAGAGAAGGCAGGTGATGAAGATATGTTAGAGAAGGCAGAGGATGAATGTATGTTAGAGAAGGCACGGGATGAAGATATGTTAGATGAAGGCAGGGGATGA
- the LOC125658546 gene encoding uncharacterized protein LOC125658546 gives MKAGDGDMLEKAEDEDMLEKAEDEDMLEKAEGKGMLEKTDDEGILDKAGDGDVLEKAGDGDMLDNAGDGDVLEKAEDEYMLEKAEDEDMLEKAGDEDMLDKAGDGDVLEKAGDGDVLEKAEDEDVLEKAGDEDMLEKAEDEYMLEKEENEDLLEKAEDEDMLDEERG, from the coding sequence ATGAAGGCAGGAGATGGAGATATGTTAGAGAAGGCAGAAGATGAAGATATGTTAGAGAAGGCAGAGGATGAAGATATGTTAGAGAAGGCAGAGGGTAAAGGTATGTTAGAGAAGACAGATGATGAAGGTATATTAGATAAGGCAGGAGATGGAGATGTGTTAGAGAAGGCAGGAGATGGAGATATGTTAGATAACGCAGGAGATGGAGATGTGTTAGAGAAAGCAGAGGATGAATATATGTTAGAGAAGGCAGAGGATGAAGATATGTTAGAGAAGGCTGGTGATGAAGATATGTTAGATAAGGCAGGAGATGGAGATGTGTTAGAGAAGGCAGGAGATGGAGATGTGTTAGAGAAGGCAGAGGATGAAGATGTGTTAGAGAAGGCTGGTGATGAAGATATGTTAGAGAAGGCGGAGGATGAATATATGTTAGAGAAGGAAGAGAATGAAGATCTGTTAGAAAAGGCAGAGGATGAAGATATGTTAGATGAAGAAAGAGGATGA